In the genome of Calonectris borealis chromosome 14, bCalBor7.hap1.2, whole genome shotgun sequence, the window CATCATCACCTACGTGGTGGCCTTCTACCACTACTTCTCCAAGATGAAGGTGCTGGAGGTGGAGGGCAGGCGTCTGGGCAAGGTAGGGGATGgcgttggggcggggggggtctgCCGGGGTGCTGGCACCCAGTGCTCACCGCCGGTCCTGCCGCAGGTCATTGAGCACGCCAAGGAGACGGAGCGGATGATCGAGGGCTATGGAGGGCTGGCCTCCGACCTGCTCACCTGGATCGAGCAGACCATCGCCTCCCTCAACAGCCGCAGCTTCGCCAACTCACTGGCCGGGGTGCAGCACCAGCTGCAAGCCTTCAGCACCTACCGCACGGTGGAGAAGCCCCCCAAGTAAGCATCCCCGAGCCCCCCGTGCAGTGGTggtgagcacccatgggtgccccgggCTGAGCTCTCTCTGGGGCAGGTTTCAGGAGAAGGGCAACCTGGAGGTGCTGCTCTTCACCATCCAGTCGCGGATGCGAGCCAACAACCAGCGGGTCTACACTCCACACGAGGGGCGCCTGGTCTCCGACATCAACCGGGTATGGGGCCCATCCCGGCcgtgtgccgtgccgtgccgtgggaACGCGTGGCTGCTGCGACCTGGGGGCAGGTCTTCCCCCGGTATCCCCAGGCTGTCCCAGGGCAGGTCGGGTCCATCTCCTGGGGCAAGTTGGGTCCGTCCCAGGGTAGTTCAGGTCTAGGGCAGGTTGGGTCTGTCTCCTCGCGCAGTTCAGGTCCATCTCAGGGCAAATTGGGTCTGTTCTAGAGCAAGTCAGGTCCATCTCCTGCGGGCAGTTTGGgcccatctcctggggcaggCTGGGTCCATCCTGGGGCAGTTCAGGTCCATCCTGGGATGGGTCCTAGGGCAGTTCGGGTCCATCTCCCAAGGCAGTTAAATCCATCCTGGGGCAGGTCAGGTCCATCCCAGGGCAGGTTGGGTTCCTGCAGCCACCCTTCCCCACCCTGGGGTACGTTGGCATTCACCAGCAGAACAAGACACgggtgggtggggggacatgggtgCCACCCCCGTCTGGCGCCGCCTTCCCCCAGGCCtgggagcagctggagaaagcGGAGCACGAGCGGGAGCTGGCGCTGCGCACCGAGCTCATCCGGCAGGAGAAGCTGGAGCAGCTGGCGCGGCGGTTTGACCGCAAGGCGGCCATGCGGGAGGCTTGGCTGAGCGAGAACCAGCGCCTGGTGGCCCAGGTGAGACCGGGGACAGCCCACTCCGGGGACTGGGGCGCCCTGCCAGAACCTCACCGTGGGCTTTGTGCCGGGGCAGGACAACTTTGGCCAGGACCTGCCGGCGGTGGAGGCGGCCAAGAAGAAGCACGAGGCCATCGAGACGGACACGGCTGCCTACAAGGAGCGGGTGCAGGCCATCGAGGCGGTGGCAAAGGAGCTGGAGGTGGAGGGCTACCACGACATCCAGCGCATCAATAGGCGCAAGGACAACATCATGCGGCTCTGGgagcagctcctggagctgctggCCGCCCGGCGCCAGCGCCTGGAGATGAACCTCGCCCTGCAGCACCTCTTCCAGGAGATGCTCCACAGCATCGACTGGATGGATGAGGTCAAGGTGAGCCACGGGCACTGGGTGCCACCATGGGTGGGGTGCCTTGGTCCCACTGGGCAGGGCGTTGGTGGCACCTCCCTGGAGAGGCAGATGAGATGCTGGGGTGCTGGCGGCGGCTTTTGGGTGGCGGTGGGTGCCGTCTGCCAGAACCGGTGGTGGGTGACGGCCGGGGCTATCCCCCAGGTGCAGCTGGCATCGCCCGAATTTGGGAAGCACCTTCTGGAGgcggaggagctgctgcagaCCCACCGGCTGCTGGAGGGTGACATGGCCCTGCAGGCAGAGAAGATACAGGCCATCAGCGCTGCCGCCCTCCGCTTCGCCGATGCTGAGGGTAGGTGCGCCGGGACACCCTGGGACCGTGGCACGGCCGGGGGAAACTGGGACACCCCGCTGACGGGCGCCTACCCTGCTCTCCGGCCAGGCTACCGTCCCTGCGACCCCAAAGTCATCCGGGACCGCGTGAGCCACCTGGAGCTGTGCCGGCgggagctgcaggcgctggcggCCCGGAGGAGAGCCTTGCTGGAGCAGTCCCGGTCCCTCTGGACCTGCCTGTGGGAGCTGGACGAGGCGGAGGGCTGGATcaaggagcaggagcagctctaCTCCTCCCTGGACTTCGGGAAGGACCTGCCGGGCGTGCTGTTGCTCCAGCGCCGGCATGCCGCCTTCGAGGCCGAGCTGCGGAGCCGGGGCGGCCGGCTGGagcgggcgctggcggcgggcgaggggctggcggcggcgggccaGGCGGCCGgccggctgcgggagcggggggcggcggtgcgGGCGCTGTGGgcgcagctggaggagctggcggCTTTCCGTCGGCGCGGCTTGCGGGAGGCCGAGGGCTTCTTCCAGTTCCAGGCGGAGGCCGAGGAGCTGGCGGAGGGGCTGCAGGATGCCCGCCGGCGGGCGGCTGCCGAAGAGCTGGGCCAGGACGAATCCCGCACCCGTGCCCTGCTGCGGCAGCAccgggagctgctggaggagataGCGACCGCCCGGGAGCAGCTGGATGGGCTGGCCCAGCGAGCCGAGGGCTTCCCCCCAGAGCTgcgggctggccccgaggcacaGAGCCGGCTGGCAGCGCTGCGGGAGCTGCACGCCGAGGCAGCCGCCCTGGCCGAGCGGCGGGGCCGCCAGCTGCAGGACGCCCTTGACCTCTACACCGTTTTTGGGGAGAGCGACGCCTGCCACCTTTGGATGGGGGCCAAGGAGACCTGGCTGGGGCAGCCGGAGGTCCCCCAGGCGCTGGAGGACCTGGACGTGGCGCAGCACAGGTAGGAGCTCCTGCGGTGGTGGTGCTGCCGTGTCGTGTCCCGAGCTGCTGCCCGTTCTCAGCCTGGCTGTCCCTGCAGGCTGGATGGGCTggagcaggagatggctgccGTGGCTTCCCAGATCGCTGCCGTCAACCAGGCAGCCGACGGCCTGCTGGCGAGTGggcacccccgcagcccccaggtCCGACAGTGCCGGGAGCAGCTCAACGAGAGGTACGGTGGCGGGTGACACCGAGGCGGTCAGACCAGTCCCCACCCCCCGCATCCCTCCGCCGTCACCCGCCTCCGCCCCGCAGGTGGGACCGGTTCAGGGAGCTGGTGTCCGAGCGTCGCCGGGCGGTGGGCTCGGCGCTGCGCCTCCTCAACTACCGTCTGGAGTGCGAGGAGACCCGGCAATGGCTGCGGAGCAAAGCCCGGGCGGTCGAGGCCACCGCCGAGCTGGGCCGGGACTTGGCCGGCGTCCTGGCCACCCAACGCAAGCTCTACGGCATCGAGCGGGAGCTGGCGGTCACCGAGGGCCGCCTGGCCACCCTGCGCTCCCAGGCCGACCGCCTGGCCGAGGaacggcccgaggcggccggagAGGCGGCCGAGCGGCTGTCGGCGGCGACGGCCGCctgggaggagctgcaggaggcccTGGGGGAACGGGCGGCCTCCCTGGGGGAAGCCGGGCAGCTCCGGCGCTTCCTGCAGGACCTGGACGACTTCCAGGCCTGGCTCTTCGGGGCGCAGAAAGCCATGGCGGCCACCGACGAGGTGCCGGCCTCTTTGGCCGAGGCGGAGGAACTGCTGCGGCAGCACGAGGCCGCCCGGCGGGACGCGGAAGGACATGCGGCCGCCTTCGCCGCCTTGATGGAGGCGGGAGAGCGGGTGGTGGGGGAGCAGGCGGACCCCCAGTACgaggggctgcggcagcgccTGCGCGGCGTGGAGAccggctgggcagccctgggcaggatgGCGGAGGCCCAACACCGCTTCCTCGCCCAGTGCTGCGGCTTCCAGGAGTTCCTCCGTGACGCCAAGCAGGCGGAGATCCTCCTCGCCAACCAGGTGGGTGCCCAGGAGGGGTCCTGCGGGGGTCCTCGGCTCATGGGTGCCTCGAAAAGGTGCTGACCCCCCACCGTGCCCCCCCAGGAGTACACGCTGGCCCACCTGGAGCTGCCCGCCACGCTGGAGGGCTCGGCCGCTGCCCTGCGCCGCTTCCAGGACTTCCGCACTGGTGTGGAGAGCAGCGCCGAGAAGGTCCCCGAGGTGGTGGCCAGCGGCACCAAGTTGGTGGCCGAGGGGAACATCTTCGCTGAGAAGATCGCCGAGAAGTGCCAGGCCCTCCAGGAGCGGTGAGTCCGGCGAGGGGCCGGCGGGTGGGCAGCGGGTGGGCAGCAGGGCTGACGCTGCCCGTCTCTGGTCGCCCTGCCAGGCACGGGGCCGTCACGGCCaaggcggaggaggcggcgggttTGCTGCAGGACAACCACGAGCTGCAGACCTTCCTGCAGAGCTGCCGGGAGGTAGGAACGTGGTACGGCCGGTGGCGCTGGAGGGTGCCCACCAGCCGAGCCCTGACACCCCTCACCCACAGCTCAACGCCTGGGTGGAGGAGAAGATGCTGACGGCACAGGACACCTCCTACGGCGAAGCCCGCGGACTCCACAGCAAGTGGCAGAAGCACCAGGCGTTCATGGCCGAGCTGACATCCAACCAGGGCTGGCTGGAGAAGATAGAGACGGTGGGTGCCAGCACCGGTTCCTGGAAGCCTCACTGTCCCCCAGCCGGGTGGGAGGTCCCCGTGCCGGCGTGGAGCTGTGCTGCGGTGGCCACCAACCTCTTTGGTGTTGCCGGCAGGAGGGGAAAGAGCTGGCGAGCCGCAAGCCGCAGTATGGCGAGGTGGTGGCACGACAGCTGGACGAGCTGCGGGGGCAGTGGGACAGGCTGCGCGGCGCCGCCGAGGAGAAGGGCCGGCAGCTCTTGGAGGCCAACCGCTCGACGCTGTACGCCCGGAGCTACGGGGAGCTGGAGAGCTGGCTGGGGCGGATGGAGGAGGAGCTGCGCGCCACCGAGCAGGCCAAGGACCTCACCGCCACCAACCTGCTGCTGAAGAGGCTGACGGTGGGTGGTGGCACTGCCAGCTGAGCGGCTGGGGGGGCAGAAGGGTGTTGGCACTTCATCCTTTCCTTTGGGTAGGGGCGCGCTGCCCCCCATTCGGGGTGGGAGGTCTAAGGTGCTGGGTCATGTCCCCGAATGGGGCTGGCTGGCGCCTTGGGTGTCCCCGGCCTGGCTCTGCCCCCCGGCTCACAGGGCTCTTCCCTGCCAGAGGCTGGAAGAGCAAGTGGGAGCGTGgatgaaggagctggaggagctagGGTGGCAGGGACCCACCCCTGCCGGGGATGTGCCAGACGCCGATGGGCATGAGCAGAGGCTCCGGCGGCGATTCCTTgacctgctggagctgctggagaggaggaggaaggagctggagacCACCAAGGCCATGTACCAACTTGGGCGGGATCTGGAGGATGAGACGGTGAGCATCCTCACCGTGGTGGGGTCTGGTGTGccgggggcacccgtgggtgccgtGCGGCGCTCAGCGAGTGTTCTCGCCCGCAGCTGTGGGCGCAGGAGCGGCTGCCCCTGGCAAGGTCGACGGAGCATGGCACCGACCTCCCGAGCGTGCAGCGCCTGGCCAAGAGGAACGAGGTGAGCCCGGGCACAGCGGCGGCACCCGCCACCCTGGCCGGTCCCTTGGGGCCACCCATCCCATGGGTCAGCCCCGCCGTGACCACCCACCCTGCCGGCAGAcgctgcagaaggagctggcGGGCCATGCCCCCCGCCTGGCCGAGGTGCTGAGCCGGGGCGAAGCGGTGGCGAGCGGCGACGAGCTGAGCCCGGAGCTGGAGGCGCGGGTGCGGGAGCTGCAGGGGCTGTGGGAGACGCTGCAGGCGGAGGTGGCCGCCCGGCACCGGCGCCTGCGGGAGGCCGGCGAGGCCCAGCAGTACTACCTGGACGCCGGCGAGGCCGAGGGCTGGATCAGCGAGCAGGAGCTCTTCATGGGAGCTGAGGAGAAGCCGAAGGTGAGGGGTGGCTCCGTGCGGTGCCCCCGTGTCTTGGGGGGGctctgtgccgtgccgtgctctGCCGTGCTGGGACATCCTGTGTCAACCCAGGCCGTGCCACGCTGTGCTGTTAAACACATGTACCATGCTGTGTCATGCCGTTACATGCTAtcccatgccatgctgtgccactACATGCCTTCCTATGGCATCTCATGCCATGCTATTACATGCCATCACATGCCATGCCATTACGCACCATCCCATGCTATGTCATGCTGTGACATaacatgccatgccatgccatcccATCCATGCCACCCTATGCCATGCCACTGTAGGTCATGCCATGCCATGCCTTGTCATTACATGGCATGCTGTGCCACTACAGGTCATCCTATGCCATGCCGTGCTTGGCCATTGCACTCCATCCCATGCTATGCCATTACGTGCCATCCCGTCCTGTGCCAAGCTGTGCCATTACGCACCACCCCATGCCATGCTATCTGTGCCATGCCACGCCATGCCATACCCCGCCGAGCTCGCCATTGCTCCCCAATGCACCGGGCAGAGGCAGGATGTGCCTGCAGGGTGGGCACCGGTGCTGGACCCCAGTCCCCGTCCCACAGCCGTGCCAGGTGCTGATGGGCACTGGTGTCTGCCGTGCTGCAGGACGAGGAGAGCGGCTTGGTGATGCTGAAGAGACACGTCCGGCAGCAGCGGTCCATCGAGGACTACGGCCAAACCATCAAGGAGCTGGCGGGGAGGGCTcagcagctgctctctgctggcCACCCTGAGGGGTAGGTGCCACCGCCACGTGTCCCCTGTCCCTCAGGGCAGCCCTGTGCCCTCGGCACCGGGGTGGGTGGTTTGGCTGGAGCTCCGGTGGCGTTGGCTGCCCCGGCACCTCGCTCCGGCTGGGTGGCATTGCCCCGGCTGCATCGGGGAGGTGGTGGCAGAGAGACGCGGGGAGCGCAGAGTGGATCCCTCCCCCAGAAAAAACCCCAGTTGGCAACACGGTTGGGTTGGGGGCATCTTTTCCTGGGTGAGAACTGGGGTGTCTGTGTGCCGGGGCTGCGCAGGGAGCAGATCATCCGGCTGCAGGGCCAGGTGGACAAGCACTACGCAGGGCTGAAGGAGGCGGCCGAGGAGCGCCGCCGGCGCCTGGAGAACATGTCCCACCTCTTCCAGCTGAAGCGGGAGGTGGAGGACCTGGAGCAGTGGATCGCCGAGCACGACGTGGTCGCCTCCTCCCAGGAGATGGGGCAGGACCTGGACCACGTCACGGTGAGGGTGCCAGCGCGGACACGGTGGTGCAGGtgtgtggtttgggggggggggggggggggcaaactTGACTCTTCTCTCCCCTGCGCAGCTCCTGCGGGAGAAGTTTCGGGAGTTTGCACGGGAGACGGGCAGCGTGGGGCAGGAACGCATGGACCGGGTGAACCTGACCATCGAGGACCTTATTGACGCCGGGCACACAGAGGCGGCCACCATGGCCGAATGGAAAGACGGGCTGAACGAGAGCTGGGCCGACCTCCTGGAGCTGATCGACACCCGTATGCAGCTCCTCGCCGCCTCCTACGACCTGCACAAGTACTTCTACGACGGCACCGAGCTGCTGGCCCTCATCGCCACCCGGCGCCAGGAGCTGCCCCAGGACCTGGGCGAGGACGCCGGCACGGTGGAGGCTTTCCACCGCATGCACAGCGCCTTCGAGCGCgacctccagctgctggaggcgCAGGTGAGGCTGCAGCCCGGAGCCGGCAGGGATGCTCGGCACTCCCGCCACTGGCACTCAGCATCCCCCGCGCTCTCTGGCTCCGCCGGGCAGGTGCAGCAGTTTCGGGAGACGGCGGCGCGCCTGCAGACTGCCTACGCCGGGGAGAAGGCGGCCAGCATccaggagagggagcaggaggtggcGCGAGCCCTGCGGGCGCTGCTGGAGGCGTGCAGCGGGCGCCGGGCCCGGCTGGTGGACACGGCCGACAAGCATCGCTTCTTCAGCATGGCGCGGGACCTGCTCTCCTGGATGGAGAGCACCGTCCGGCAGATCGAGACGCAGGAGAAACCCAGGTATGGCTGTGCCCGACGAGCGCCCGGTGCTGGTTGCCGGGACCCAGCACCGACGCCACCACCGACGCCGGCACCTCTCTGTCTCCAGGGATGTCTCCTCGGTGGAGCTGCTCATGAAGTACCACCAGGGCATCAGGGCCGAGGTGGACGCCCGGGGCAAGAGCTTCACCGCCTGCATCGAGCTGGGCAAGAAGCTGCTGCAGCGCAAGCACCAGGACTCGCCCGAGGTGAgggcggccggggctggggtGCGGCGAGGATGGTGCCACCGGGGTCACCCTGTGACGATGTCCCCTCGCAGATCAAGGCGAAACTGGTGGAGCTGGTGGAGAAGAGGAAGACCATGATGGAGATGTGGGAGCAGCGCTGGGACCGGCTGCGGCTGCGTGAGTGTGCCAGCGGTGCCAGAGGGGACCGCAGCTCGgctggggggtggcggcggcggggggctgagcactgcctgtccctgcccgcaGTGCTGGAGGTGTGCCAGTTCTCCCGGGACGCCTCGGTGGCCGAGTCGTGGCTCATGGCACAGGAGCCTTACCTGGCCAGCAGCGACTACGGGCAGACGGTGGACGCAGTGGAGAAGCTGCTCAAGCGGCACGAGGCCTTCGAGAAGTCCTCGGCCACCTGGGAGGAGCGTATCGCCGCCCTGAGGAAGCTGACGACGGTGAGGAAGGCTTGGGATGGGGCACGGCCGGTCCTGGCTcgcctctgcctgccctgcctcagtttccccacctcaCGTCCCTGCCAACCCCTAATGCCTTTGCCCCCTTCCCTTGCAGCTGGAGCTCCTGGGCGGGCGGACGCTGCGCGAGGGGCTGGCGCGGGACGGGGCGACACGCACTGAGGCTCCCGACTACCGCCTGGATCTGGACGGGGAGCTGGAGGCCGGGTAAGAGATGCCAGTGCCGTCCCCAGGCGGCCGCGGCAGCATctcgggcaggggcagcccctggccagcTCCTGGGCATCGTTTCCAGCATCCCTCttctcaaagcatgaagggtTTTTTTAGCGATTTGTCCTTTCGGAGCAGTGAATCGATGGAGGTGAAGAGCAGGGATGAAGGATCGAGCCCCGCTGTGCCGGGGGGGAcgggagagcagcagccagtCCCAGGTCCCTGCGGGACTGTGGCTGCGTTTCCCCAGCAAGCTGGCTGGGACGGGGACGCTGAGCGGGCTGCCTCCCTGCCACAggtccgaggaggaggaggagaagaggaggggcGCGAGCACACGGGATGCCTCTCCGCCCGCCGCTGATGGACCAGAGCCGGTCAGTTCTCGAGTTTAGCTTTCTCCTTCCGCGGCAGCAAAAAAGGTCTCCCTGCATGTCCCACAGGCTCCTGGCAGACCCCGTGACCGTGACCCTGGCATGCCGACGGCTCCCGCGCCCCCAGCCCTTGCCTTGTTCCTTGCCTTGTTCCTTGCCTTGAGTTGAATAAATGCTGAATGACCCCAAAAAAGCCGGGCGGGCACATGGGTGCTGCACCTTCCCCTTCACCCTGGCTCCAGGCTCCGAGCACCCCTGCTCCTCGGGACCACGCTCGGGCCAGCTGGCGGAggctggcacccatgggtgcacagGTGTCTCTGGGATaggggcagcagccagagctggagcGTCTGCCCGGGGGTGGGCAGATCCCGGCCACCACCCTCTGCTGTCGCCGAGGCGGCGTGCGTCCCGGGAGAAACCCAGGGGGACACCGCACGGCCCCGGCCACGTGGCACCCGGCTTTCCAAGCACCCAGAGCTGGGAGCggggccagctctgccctggcacgGAGGGGACGTCAGGCAGAGCTGCCCACGGACACACAGCAACGGCGCTCACATCAGCCCCACAGCAAATGGCCCTTGGGGCATCATCATCCCTTGGGCATCGTCACCCCATTGGGGTGTCACCCTGCTGGGCATCGTCACCCTGCAAGACATCGTCACCCCATGGGGCATCGTCACCCTACAAGGCGTCAGCACCCTGTGggacatcatcacccctcgggGCATTGTCACCCTGTGGGGCATCGTCACTCCTCGGGGCATCGCCACCCCTCGGGGCATCGCCACCCTCAGGCCATCGTCACCCCCTGTGCCAGCCACCTTGTGCTCGCTGCCaacccctcctctcctcctgcctgctctgcctgctcggGGGCAGCAACCTCTTCTGTCTGCTTGGGGACATGGGCATCTTCTGGCTCCTTGGGGACAAGATCGCTTTCGCTTGCCTGGGGACAGGATCCCCGAGTACCTACGCAGGGGCAAAATCCTTTCTGCCTGCCGGGGGACACGGGCATCTTCTGGCTCCTTGGGGACAGGGTCCCCTCTGCCTGCTCGGGGATATGGCCACTTTCACCTGCTTGGGGACAGGAGCCCCCTCTGTCTGCCTGGGGACAAGACTACTGCCTGCTCGGGGACAatcctctgcctgcctgctcgGGGACACGGTcacctcctggctgccagggacAGCGTCCCTCCTCCCGTCCCCCTTGGCAGGACACACCGCAGGACCTCCACGTGCTCCCCGTGGTGCCGGCAGACGAGGCCGCGTGGGGCTGGGACTGTCCCCGGGCGCAGGAGGAGGGGACGGGCACCCCAGCATCGCCACACCCCAGCCTTGCACCCACCCTGGCTGAGCCCCTCCTGTGGCACCCAGCTGCTGCCGCTGGACGGGCATCACCGGGCACCACGGCCCCCGACCAGCCCCTGTCTGCCCACTGGCatcccccactgtccccaagcCCCCTGGGTGGGGGACAACGCCGGGTGGCTCCCAGGGCTGCTTGCCTGGCTCGGCTCAACCGCATCACCCCGAATCTGGGGGGGCCCTGGCACCGCGCTGAGCCCGGGGTGCGGCTCCCAGGGCTGGACCGTGTCCCAGCCGCTCGCTGGGGTCCTCCCAGTAGCCACCAACTCCTGCGTACTGGAGCCAGTGGGTCACTGGCACCAAGAGCTTGGGGACCGTGAGCCCTCACTGAGAACAGGGACCCATGTTCGGGGTGCCACCGCGAGAGAAGACGGGACCTCAGGATGTGGTTTTTGGTGGCGGGCGGTGGCACCGCCGTGTAACAGGGCTGTTGCTTTGCGGCAGCTGGCACGGACGATGGGCGGTGAGGAGCCGGTGTTGCCGAGCCCACGGCCGCCGCGGGAGGAGCCGGAGGAGCCAGCCACGCTGCCGGCCCGCACCTGCAGCGTCCAGCTGGAGGGCTACCTCGGCCGCAAGCACGACCTGGAGGCAGCCACCAAACGGGCATCCAACCGGtaggcgcggcggcggcggcagcgccgggcggtGTGGGCACGCGCTGGGCTGACGGGGCGGTGTGGCGGCAGGTCGTGGAGCACGCGGTACTGCGTGCTGCGGGGCGGCCAGCTCGCCTTCTTCAAGGACGCCAAGAGccgggcgctggggctgccctgccacGGCGAGGAGCCCCTGGGGCTGCGGGACGCCCTCTGCGAGGTGGCCGCCGGCTACAAGAAGAAGAAGCACGTCTTCAAACTCAGGTAAGGCCATGGCACGGCACGGggtggcatggcacggcacggggTGGCACACGCCTCACTAGCACCTGCGCTCTGTCCCTAGGCTCAGCAATGGCAGCGAGTGGCTCTTCCATGGCAAGGATGAGGTGAGGGGCAtcccggggggacacggggtggccaATGGTACccagggggacacggggtggctgGCGGTGCCGGGGGGACATGGAAAGGGGCTGGAGATGCCGAGGGGACAAGCAGTGCCCAGAAGGACCCAGGGTGGCTGATGGTGCCTGGGGGACATGGTGGTGGCCAGCAGTGCCCAGGGGGACACAGGGTGGCCAGTGGTAcccagggggacacagggggtggctGGTGGTTCCcaggggacacagcggggaccAGTGGTGCCCAGGGGGACACAGGGTGGACAGTGGGACATGGGGTGGCTAGAGATGCCCAGGGGGATACAGGGCGGACCAGTGGCGCCCAGGGGGACACAGGGTGGCTGGTGATgcccaggggacacaggggtggcCAGAGATGTCCAGGGGGACAGAGGGTGGCTGGTGGTTCCCAGGGGACACTGGCAGTGCccaggggacatggaggggggcagaggtgcccaggggacacaggggggaccaGTAGTgcccagggaggggacacagggtCACCTGTAGTGCCCAGTGGCACACAGGGTGGCTGGCACTGCCTGCGGGGCCATGGGGTGGCCAGGGGTGCCGTGACGACATGGTGGGGGGCTGGCGATGCCTGGGGGGACGGGGGTGGCTGTGGAAGTTGTGGGGCAGTTGGTGTCACCCAAGGGGACACGGGGTGGCCGGGAGGGTGACGGGGGACCAGGGGACCCCCTCCGAGCCCATGGCTGTGCCcgcaggaggagctgcaggccTGGCTGCAGGGGCTGAGCGCAGCAATAACCGAgtgccagggcagctgggggaagGCGCagagcctgcccctgcccctgcccccggccccccccgagccccccctgccccgcaaggACAAGGAGAAACGGTTCAGCTTCTTCCCAAAAAAGAAATAACCCCCCGGCGACCCGTCACGCCGGCGGTGCCCGCGGCCACGTGTGCATAGGGACCCGCGTGCGCGCGT includes:
- the SPTB gene encoding spectrin beta chain, erythrocytic isoform X3, with amino-acid sequence MTSANDYEQLELQQQYSRINVRWDASDDELDNDNSSARLFERSRIKALADEREAVQKKTFTKWVNSHLARVTCRISDLYMDLRDGRVLIKLLEVLSGELLPKPTKGRMRIHCLENVDKALQFLKEQRVHLENMGSHDIVDGNHRLVLGLIWTIILRFQIQDIIVQTQEGRETRSARDALLLWCQMKTAGYPHVNVTNFTSSWKDGLAFNALIHRHRPELVDFQNLTKSNARHNLEHAFSVAERHLGITPLLDPEDVFTENPDEKSIITYVVAFYHYFSKMKVLEVEGRRLGKVIEHAKETERMIEGYGGLASDLLTWIEQTIASLNSRSFANSLAGVQHQLQAFSTYRTVEKPPKFQEKGNLEVLLFTIQSRMRANNQRVYTPHEGRLVSDINRAWEQLEKAEHERELALRTELIRQEKLEQLARRFDRKAAMREAWLSENQRLVAQDNFGQDLPAVEAAKKKHEAIETDTAAYKERVQAIEAVAKELEVEGYHDIQRINRRKDNIMRLWEQLLELLAARRQRLEMNLALQHLFQEMLHSIDWMDEVKVQLASPEFGKHLLEAEELLQTHRLLEGDMALQAEKIQAISAAALRFADAEGYRPCDPKVIRDRVSHLELCRRELQALAARRRALLEQSRSLWTCLWELDEAEGWIKEQEQLYSSLDFGKDLPGVLLLQRRHAAFEAELRSRGGRLERALAAGEGLAAAGQAAGRLRERGAAVRALWAQLEELAAFRRRGLREAEGFFQFQAEAEELAEGLQDARRRAAAEELGQDESRTRALLRQHRELLEEIATAREQLDGLAQRAEGFPPELRAGPEAQSRLAALRELHAEAAALAERRGRQLQDALDLYTVFGESDACHLWMGAKETWLGQPEVPQALEDLDVAQHRLDGLEQEMAAVASQIAAVNQAADGLLASGHPRSPQVRQCREQLNERWDRFRELVSERRRAVGSALRLLNYRLECEETRQWLRSKARAVEATAELGRDLAGVLATQRKLYGIERELAVTEGRLATLRSQADRLAEERPEAAGEAAERLSAATAAWEELQEALGERAASLGEAGQLRRFLQDLDDFQAWLFGAQKAMAATDEVPASLAEAEELLRQHEAARRDAEGHAAAFAALMEAGERVVGEQADPQYEGLRQRLRGVETGWAALGRMAEAQHRFLAQCCGFQEFLRDAKQAEILLANQEYTLAHLELPATLEGSAAALRRFQDFRTGVESSAEKVPEVVASGTKLVAEGNIFAEKIAEKCQALQERHGAVTAKAEEAAGLLQDNHELQTFLQSCRELNAWVEEKMLTAQDTSYGEARGLHSKWQKHQAFMAELTSNQGWLEKIETEGKELASRKPQYGEVVARQLDELRGQWDRLRGAAEEKGRQLLEANRSTLYARSYGELESWLGRMEEELRATEQAKDLTATNLLLKRLTRLEEQVGAWMKELEELGWQGPTPAGDVPDADGHEQRLRRRFLDLLELLERRRKELETTKAMYQLGRDLEDETLWAQERLPLARSTEHGTDLPSVQRLAKRNETLQKELAGHAPRLAEVLSRGEAVASGDELSPELEARVRELQGLWETLQAEVAARHRRLREAGEAQQYYLDAGEAEGWISEQELFMGAEEKPKDEESGLVMLKRHVRQQRSIEDYGQTIKELAGRAQQLLSAGHPEGEQIIRLQGQVDKHYAGLKEAAEERRRRLENMSHLFQLKREVEDLEQWIAEHDVVASSQEMGQDLDHVTLLREKFREFARETGSVGQERMDRVNLTIEDLIDAGHTEAATMAEWKDGLNESWADLLELIDTRMQLLAASYDLHKYFYDGTELLALIATRRQELPQDLGEDAGTVEAFHRMHSAFERDLQLLEAQVQQFRETAARLQTAYAGEKAASIQEREQEVARALRALLEACSGRRARLVDTADKHRFFSMARDLLSWMESTVRQIETQEKPRDVSSVELLMKYHQGIRAEVDARGKSFTACIELGKKLLQRKHQDSPEIKAKLVELVEKRKTMMEMWEQRWDRLRLLLEVCQFSRDASVAESWLMAQEPYLASSDYGQTVDAVEKLLKRHEAFEKSSATWEERIAALRKLTTLELLGGRTLREGLARDGATRTEAPDYRLDLDGELEAG